In Bacteroidota bacterium, a genomic segment contains:
- a CDS encoding N-acetyltransferase — MIDLALDCEWHKLTPSNPISEFDCGNEDLNDFFRSDALQYAEQLLGSTYYFSTKSGGEIVCAYTLSNDSIKTYDLPNNRKRKIRDGIPREKHIRSFPATLIGRLGVSNKFKASGIGSQLMMVIKINCIQEDGDRCRFLVVDAYNEAQVLRYYEKNDFKFLFSSEDQEKEYHQMDGSQILRTRFMYFDLLALR, encoded by the coding sequence ATGATCGATCTCGCACTGGACTGCGAATGGCACAAACTAACGCCGTCAAATCCGATTTCTGAGTTTGATTGTGGGAACGAAGACCTGAACGACTTCTTTCGTTCCGATGCTTTGCAGTACGCGGAGCAACTCCTAGGTAGCACTTATTATTTTTCGACCAAGTCCGGAGGTGAAATCGTTTGTGCCTACACGCTTTCAAATGACAGTATCAAAACCTATGACTTGCCCAACAATCGAAAAAGGAAAATCCGTGATGGAATTCCTAGAGAAAAGCATATTCGATCATTCCCAGCGACATTGATCGGACGATTGGGGGTCAGCAATAAATTTAAAGCTTCGGGTATAGGTTCGCAGCTCATGATGGTAATCAAGATAAACTGCATACAGGAAGACGGGGACCGTTGTAGATTTCTAGTCGTTGATGCTTACAACGAAGCTCAAGTCCTCCGATACTACGAAAAGAATGATTTCAAATTTCTTTTCAGCTCCGAAGATCAAGAGAAGGAATACCACCAAATGGATGGAAGTCAAATTTTAAGAACAAGGTTCATGTATTTCGACTTGCTAGCCTTGCGCTAG
- a CDS encoding PD40 domain-containing protein, producing MKSGAALLVLMAALLATSCNETAKQGNGEGQDSTKVDSIPDTLRYESERHFKNVRRLTKGGNNAEAYFSFDSKMLSFQSDFAEWDAKCDQIFMMPIAGTVGAVPQRISTGKGRTTCAYFMPGDKEILYASTHLAADTCPPTPERKVDGKYVWPVYDTYDIFVADLKGNFNRQLTNTKGYDAEGTVSPDGTKIVFTSTRSGDLELWTMNIDGSNPAQITNTLGYDGGAFFSPDSKKLVWRASRPTTPEDQKSYKDLLKKGLVEPGALEVFVANADGSDVKQVTNIGKANWAPSWHPSGEKIIFASNHKGEKGRQFNLFLINVDGTGLEQISFDGTFDAFPIFSPDGKYVAFSSNRFNGGGHDTNVFLAEWVE from the coding sequence ATGAAATCCGGCGCCGCGCTTCTCGTATTGATGGCGGCCTTGTTGGCAACAAGCTGCAACGAAACCGCAAAACAGGGAAATGGCGAAGGTCAGGACTCCACCAAGGTGGACAGCATTCCGGATACCCTGCGCTATGAAAGCGAGCGCCACTTCAAAAATGTGCGCCGATTGACCAAGGGCGGCAACAACGCCGAGGCTTATTTCAGCTTCGACAGCAAAATGCTCTCCTTCCAAAGCGATTTTGCCGAATGGGATGCCAAATGCGATCAAATTTTCATGATGCCGATTGCAGGAACCGTCGGTGCCGTGCCTCAGCGCATCAGCACAGGAAAAGGCCGTACCACCTGTGCCTACTTCATGCCCGGCGACAAGGAAATCCTGTATGCCTCGACACATTTGGCCGCCGACACCTGTCCACCAACGCCTGAGCGCAAGGTCGATGGCAAATATGTCTGGCCGGTGTATGACACCTATGACATTTTTGTTGCCGACTTGAAAGGCAATTTCAACCGTCAGCTCACCAACACAAAGGGTTACGATGCCGAAGGCACCGTTTCACCTGACGGAACAAAAATCGTGTTCACTTCGACGCGCAGCGGCGACCTCGAACTTTGGACGATGAACATCGATGGCAGCAATCCGGCGCAGATCACCAATACGTTGGGCTATGATGGCGGTGCCTTCTTCTCCCCTGACAGCAAGAAGTTGGTCTGGCGCGCCTCGCGTCCTACGACGCCTGAAGATCAAAAGAGCTACAAAGACTTGCTGAAAAAAGGCTTGGTCGAGCCGGGCGCATTGGAAGTATTCGTTGCGAATGCCGATGGATCCGATGTGAAGCAAGTGACCAATATCGGCAAGGCCAACTGGGCCCCGAGCTGGCACCCTTCTGGCGAGAAAATTATCTTCGCCAGCAACCACAAAGGCGAAAAAGGCCGTCAGTTCAACCTTTTCCTGATCAATGTGGACGGAACTGGGCTGGAGCAAATCTCATTCGACGGTACGTTTGATGCATTTCCGATCTTCTCCCCTGACGGCAAGTACGTCGCATTTTCCAGCAACCGTTTCAACGGCGGCGGCCACGACACGAATGTGTTCTTGGCAGAATGGGTGGAATAA
- a CDS encoding TonB family protein — MTRKFLNSILVFAPMVIWMSSCSPAEKQTESKEDDLSQLIEIQPGEAPPPLDFSAEDVEVIEREESEVESDDSIPGINDFVLLDKEPVPLNLNEIKGQIGYPKKAKDQELEGKVVVRILLDRQGNYNRHSLYSDPHPILSRAVTSQIPNLKCTPGMRSGKPVWCWVTIPFDFRLIK; from the coding sequence ATGACCCGAAAGTTCTTGAATTCAATCCTCGTGTTCGCGCCCATGGTGATTTGGATGTCATCTTGCTCACCTGCTGAGAAACAAACTGAATCCAAGGAGGACGACCTGTCCCAATTGATTGAGATTCAACCAGGGGAGGCACCACCTCCGCTTGACTTTTCTGCAGAGGACGTGGAAGTCATTGAGAGGGAGGAATCGGAAGTGGAGAGTGACGATTCCATACCGGGCATAAATGATTTTGTGCTGCTGGACAAGGAGCCCGTCCCGCTCAACCTGAATGAGATCAAGGGACAAATCGGTTACCCGAAAAAAGCGAAGGATCAGGAACTTGAAGGCAAGGTTGTGGTAAGAATTTTGCTGGACCGGCAAGGAAATTACAATCGGCATTCGCTGTATAGCGATCCACATCCTATTTTGAGCCGCGCAGTCACCTCGCAAATCCCAAACCTAAAATGCACTCCAGGCATGCGAAGTGGGAAGCCCGTTTGGTGCTGGGTTACCATTCCTTTTGACTTCAGGTTGATTAAATAA
- a CDS encoding type I restriction enzyme HsdR N-terminal domain-containing protein yields MPQSLPQFQLETRASARGPEVWDGIRKQWLVLTHEEQVRQCLIQFLTTVCGVPKGLISLEKGLNYDRRRKRYDLLVYDRSGKPFILCECKEPRVPIDDAVVQQISVYNHKIGARILILTNGPQLLAFAQTQPGKWTGLTLPDPDLPGGEAWFGEAERLLS; encoded by the coding sequence ATGCCGCAATCACTTCCCCAATTTCAGCTTGAGACCCGTGCAAGTGCGCGAGGGCCAGAGGTTTGGGATGGCATCCGGAAGCAATGGCTCGTCTTGACCCACGAAGAGCAAGTTCGACAATGCCTGATTCAATTTCTGACCACCGTTTGTGGTGTTCCCAAGGGACTCATCAGCCTTGAAAAGGGCTTGAATTACGACCGCCGGCGCAAGCGCTACGACTTACTTGTTTATGACCGTTCCGGCAAGCCTTTTATATTATGTGAATGCAAGGAGCCGCGTGTACCCATCGACGATGCCGTGGTGCAACAGATTTCCGTGTACAACCACAAGATCGGCGCACGCATTCTCATCCTGACGAATGGGCCGCAACTGTTGGCTTTTGCGCAAACGCAACCCGGAAAATGGACTGGATTAACCTTGCCCGATCCGGATTTGCCCGGTGGAGAAGCATGGTTTGGGGAAGCAGAACGGTTATTGTCCTGA
- a CDS encoding aspartate aminotransferase family protein — MDQRQLFLRHVAQTSQAPMLVEVARAEGCFLYAPDGKRYLDLISGIGVSNVGHCAPEVVAAVQAQAARYMHTMVYGEFVLTPQVALATLLADQLGPTLDNVYFVNSGSEAVEGALKLAKKFTGRSEIIAFHNSYHGSTHGALSVTGAPGLKEGYGPFLPGVTFVEFGSHAAIDAIHEGVAAVIVEPIQGEAGVRLGTRNWLYALRTRCDITGTLLIFDEIQTGFGRTGDLFAFQGLGVIPDILLMAKGMGGGMPIGAFVSRQEVLQVLTHDPVLGHITTFGGHPVNCAAALAVLNKILDERLVERVASLETIIQQELNVPGVLELRGKGLLYAAEVGEFDRVLRVIARCLEHGVITDWFLHCNTAIRIAPPLVISEDELRDGLRILAAAISAES; from the coding sequence ATGGACCAACGTCAGCTTTTCCTGCGCCACGTCGCTCAAACTTCCCAAGCGCCGATGCTCGTCGAGGTTGCCCGCGCCGAAGGCTGCTTCCTTTATGCACCCGACGGCAAACGCTACCTCGACCTGATTTCGGGAATCGGCGTGAGCAATGTCGGCCACTGTGCGCCTGAAGTGGTCGCGGCCGTGCAAGCGCAGGCGGCGCGCTACATGCACACGATGGTCTATGGCGAATTTGTCCTGACACCGCAAGTGGCACTTGCCACGCTGCTCGCAGACCAACTCGGCCCGACCCTCGACAATGTTTACTTTGTCAACAGCGGCTCCGAAGCCGTCGAAGGTGCCCTCAAACTCGCCAAAAAATTCACCGGCCGCTCCGAAATCATCGCTTTCCACAACAGCTACCACGGTTCGACTCATGGCGCGCTTTCCGTCACTGGTGCTCCCGGCCTCAAGGAAGGCTACGGCCCTTTTCTGCCCGGGGTGACCTTCGTCGAATTTGGCTCGCACGCTGCGATTGACGCGATCCATGAAGGCGTGGCCGCCGTGATCGTCGAGCCGATCCAAGGCGAGGCGGGCGTACGCTTGGGCACGCGCAATTGGCTGTACGCCCTCCGCACGCGCTGCGACATCACAGGCACGCTCCTCATTTTTGACGAAATCCAAACCGGATTTGGCCGGACAGGGGACTTGTTTGCCTTTCAGGGCTTGGGTGTAATTCCCGATATCTTGCTGATGGCCAAGGGAATGGGCGGCGGCATGCCGATCGGCGCTTTTGTTTCGCGTCAGGAGGTTTTGCAGGTGCTCACGCACGATCCCGTTTTGGGGCATATCACGACATTCGGGGGACATCCGGTGAATTGCGCGGCCGCCTTGGCGGTTCTGAACAAGATTTTGGACGAACGCTTGGTCGAGCGGGTGGCAAGTTTGGAAACGATCATTCAGCAAGAATTGAATGTGCCCGGCGTGTTGGAATTACGTGGAAAAGGCTTGCTCTATGCTGCCGAGGTCGGCGAATTTGATCGCGTCTTGCGTGTGATTGCGCGGTGTTTGGAGCATGGCGTGATCACCGATTGGTTTTTGCATTGCAATACCGCCATTCGGATTGCGCCGCCGTTGGTGATTTCGGAGGATGAATTGCGGGATGGCCTGCGAATCCTTGCAGCTGCCATCTCTGCTGAAAGCTGA
- a CDS encoding SufE family protein → MTIQEIQEEIIGEFEFLGDWDDKYEYIIALGKDLPAYPEQFRDEDHKVRGCQSQVWLHYSLNDGRMHFDGDSDAMIPKGLISLLLRIFQDQPVAEIATANLYFLDKIGLSQNLSPTRSNGLASMVKKIKLVAAENA, encoded by the coding sequence ATGACCATTCAAGAGATACAAGAAGAGATCATTGGCGAGTTTGAATTCCTCGGTGATTGGGATGACAAATACGAATACATCATTGCCCTTGGCAAGGATCTTCCCGCCTACCCCGAGCAGTTTCGGGACGAAGACCACAAGGTGCGTGGATGCCAAAGTCAGGTTTGGCTGCATTATTCTTTGAATGACGGTCGAATGCATTTTGACGGCGACAGCGACGCCATGATTCCCAAAGGATTGATTTCCTTGCTCTTGCGCATTTTCCAGGATCAACCGGTAGCAGAAATTGCAACGGCGAATCTCTATTTCCTCGATAAGATCGGTTTGTCGCAAAATCTCAGTCCGACCCGATCGAATGGGCTTGCCTCGATGGTCAAAAAAATCAAATTGGTCGCCGCCGAAAACGCCTGA
- a CDS encoding TonB family protein: MKVNILAIFLLLLLCGCDSLSTDQSGPEPDPFKPQLLEKEPWPDNLDEIRQSIGYPAMAKEAEIEGTVELRILIDEEGNYVRHVALKEGHPALLKAVAREIQRLQCDPGIQAGKPVKCWITIPFRFSLDQGDPEPEVEDSLKTVFQNVKEACEHPYPNKILEIHGHREGLKSFPMPIWKMVNLTYLELSRNEIVSIPTNIKDLKELTYLGLSNCQLSHLPDELWKLPKLEKVMVDGNRFLKGTRDSLERFHLAKLFPKDDKGKVQW; this comes from the coding sequence ATGAAAGTCAACATACTCGCAATTTTCCTTCTTCTTTTGCTCTGCGGATGTGACAGCCTCAGCACAGATCAGTCGGGCCCCGAACCCGACCCGTTCAAGCCTCAATTGCTGGAAAAGGAGCCTTGGCCAGACAATCTTGACGAAATTCGGCAGTCAATAGGTTATCCCGCCATGGCAAAGGAAGCGGAAATCGAAGGGACCGTAGAACTCAGAATCCTCATCGATGAAGAAGGAAATTATGTCAGGCACGTTGCACTGAAAGAAGGTCATCCTGCATTGCTGAAGGCAGTTGCGAGAGAAATCCAACGATTGCAGTGTGATCCTGGGATTCAAGCTGGAAAGCCGGTGAAGTGTTGGATCACAATTCCCTTTAGGTTTTCTCTTGACCAAGGCGATCCCGAGCCGGAAGTCGAAGACAGTTTGAAAACGGTATTCCAAAATGTCAAAGAGGCCTGCGAACATCCTTATCCCAATAAGATTTTGGAAATTCATGGACATCGAGAAGGCTTAAAATCCTTCCCAATGCCCATTTGGAAGATGGTCAATCTCACTTATTTGGAACTGAGTAGAAATGAAATTGTCTCGATTCCAACAAACATCAAAGACCTGAAAGAACTCACATACCTCGGCCTTAGCAATTGCCAATTGAGCCACCTACCGGATGAACTTTGGAAACTTCCCAAACTGGAGAAAGTAATGGTCGATGGCAATCGGTTTCTCAAAGGTACCCGTGATTCTTTGGAGCGATTCCATTTGGCAAAGCTGTTCCCCAAAGACGACAAAGGCAAAGTGCAATGGTAA
- a CDS encoding TonB family protein, translated as MLHPNVIRYLIFCGLLWLPTWSFCQVNEPREIGPNEFVLLEREPEPINMNELTRMIGYPPDAKASEIQGKVIIRVQIDTKGNYVKHIIIKNPHPILTQAVESKIAFLKFKPGIQYGKPIKVWVTIPFDFKLLPSDAVETVEPKNLKRVAEDIAKTSFHSLDEALLADPANVKELFLHGKKLTEFPMEVLNFPNLRRLELGDNQLTTIPVEIAQFHSLWYLGLSRNQLTHLPDEVLGMQRLEKIMVDGNLFPKSLQKSMVKSHGELLFPKDDKGKVQW; from the coding sequence ATGCTACATCCAAACGTCATTCGCTATTTAATTTTTTGTGGACTTTTGTGGCTTCCAACTTGGAGCTTTTGTCAGGTTAATGAACCGCGCGAGATCGGTCCTAATGAATTTGTTCTCTTAGAAAGGGAACCCGAGCCTATCAATATGAATGAGCTTACGAGGATGATCGGGTATCCACCCGATGCAAAAGCCTCAGAAATTCAGGGGAAAGTGATCATAAGAGTGCAAATTGACACAAAGGGCAATTACGTGAAGCACATTATTATCAAGAATCCGCATCCGATCTTGACCCAAGCCGTCGAATCCAAAATTGCATTCTTGAAGTTCAAACCAGGAATTCAATACGGAAAGCCCATCAAGGTTTGGGTCACAATTCCTTTTGATTTCAAACTCTTGCCTTCGGATGCAGTGGAAACGGTGGAACCCAAGAATTTGAAAAGAGTTGCTGAGGATATTGCCAAAACCTCGTTTCATAGTCTCGATGAAGCACTTTTGGCAGATCCTGCCAATGTGAAGGAGCTTTTCCTACACGGAAAAAAACTTACAGAATTCCCGATGGAGGTGCTGAATTTTCCGAATTTGCGCCGACTTGAACTTGGTGATAATCAATTGACAACAATTCCCGTGGAGATTGCCCAATTCCATAGTTTATGGTACTTGGGCCTCTCCAGGAACCAACTTACGCACTTACCCGACGAAGTATTGGGAATGCAGCGGTTGGAAAAAATAATGGTTGATGGAAACCTGTTCCCCAAAAGCCTGCAGAAATCAATGGTCAAGTCACATGGTGAACTGTTGTTCCCCAAAGACGACAAAGGCAAAGTGCAATGGTGA
- a CDS encoding energy transducer TonB, whose amino-acid sequence MRRITLLCFFLVGICAEKGLAQVKEDKTPGPQEFILFEREPVPLNLDSVKQLIRHPQACIEGKVIVRLLMDENGKYMKHIILKTAHPMCTEAVEPVLHLIRFTPALIEGKAVKSWVTIPFKFGYE is encoded by the coding sequence ATGCGACGAATTACGCTTTTGTGTTTCTTTTTGGTTGGAATCTGTGCGGAAAAAGGTTTGGCGCAGGTCAAAGAAGACAAGACGCCGGGACCACAAGAATTTATCCTGTTTGAAAGGGAACCTGTCCCACTGAACCTTGATTCGGTCAAGCAACTCATTCGGCATCCGCAAGCTTGCATCGAAGGCAAAGTCATCGTGCGCCTTCTGATGGATGAAAACGGCAAATATATGAAGCATATTATCCTCAAAACAGCGCATCCGATGTGCACTGAAGCTGTCGAACCCGTCTTGCACCTTATCCGTTTCACGCCCGCCTTGATAGAAGGCAAAGCGGTCAAGTCCTGGGTGACAATTCCGTTTAAGTTTGGATATGAATAA